Proteins from one Oscillatoria nigro-viridis PCC 7112 genomic window:
- the rfaE2 gene encoding D-glycero-beta-D-manno-heptose 1-phosphate adenylyltransferase — protein MISDVYRLRELERSIASDPDKWRPIVFTNGCFDILHCGHVRYLQAAKNLGRSLVVGLNSDASVQAIKPQQPGLPPRPIVPENQRAEVLAALKPVDAVVIFSEITATKLINILKPDIYVKGGDYQVETLPEAPAVIAGGGKISLIEIEVPSSTSAIVKRILQFGT, from the coding sequence ATGATTTCTGATGTTTACAGGTTGAGAGAACTTGAAAGATCGATCGCATCCGATCCGGACAAGTGGCGTCCGATCGTGTTTACTAACGGGTGCTTCGATATCCTGCACTGCGGTCACGTCCGCTATTTGCAGGCGGCAAAAAATTTGGGGCGATCGCTTGTGGTGGGCTTGAATAGCGACGCCAGCGTGCAAGCTATCAAACCGCAGCAGCCGGGATTGCCACCCCGCCCGATCGTACCGGAAAATCAGCGAGCCGAAGTGTTAGCAGCCCTCAAACCGGTAGACGCCGTAGTAATTTTTTCCGAAATTACAGCAACTAAACTGATAAATATCCTGAAGCCTGATATATACGTTAAAGGAGGCGACTATCAAGTCGAAACTCTGCCGGAAGCACCGGCCGTTATCGCCGGAGGTGGCAAGATTTCCTTGATCGAAATAGAAGTTCCGAGTTCTACCAGTGCGATCGTCAAACGCATTTTACAATTCGGTACTTAA
- a CDS encoding RNA-guided endonuclease InsQ/TnpB family protein: MYPKGETKKIWLLRIHANRKVYNNAIAYLNQHQGKFTYYTVDKKTNQPVLKTSGKQAFRSFCKTLDYQIIPEWCKELGIAHGLDNALFEAYTAWKKTDKQPAQTGKRKKAKINPLVGLKLARFRAVRDQKQTIQFAPGDYKNGHLMANASKVLEKPLWTGQDFCLTNYNKAVEVTYNKGRWFVNMPVEMDVPEPKNGGKTIALDPGLRCFLTGFDGNYFTEFGKYDFGRIARICQHLDKMQSKLSQLKGGEFSRLRYRLRQAMEKVRTKIKNLRSEIHKQVGSYLARNYDVIYLPTFETSQMVAKATRQLNSKSARAMMTWAFYQFSQTLEHLCNRYGSRLVRVTEEYTSKTCTKCGHIHKKLGGSKVF, from the coding sequence GTGTACCCAAAGGGGGAGACCAAGAAAATCTGGCTACTGAGGATTCACGCCAATCGAAAAGTCTACAATAACGCGATAGCTTACCTCAATCAACATCAAGGAAAATTTACCTACTACACAGTGGACAAAAAGACCAATCAGCCAGTATTAAAGACTTCAGGCAAGCAAGCATTTCGGAGTTTTTGTAAAACCTTGGACTACCAGATAATCCCTGAGTGGTGCAAAGAGCTAGGAATAGCTCACGGGTTAGATAACGCACTCTTTGAGGCTTACACAGCTTGGAAGAAAACCGACAAGCAGCCCGCTCAAACAGGTAAAAGAAAAAAGGCAAAAATCAATCCTTTAGTCGGATTGAAGTTAGCTCGATTCCGAGCGGTCCGCGACCAAAAACAGACAATTCAGTTCGCTCCTGGCGACTACAAGAATGGTCATCTAATGGCTAATGCTAGTAAAGTTTTAGAGAAGCCTCTTTGGACTGGACAAGATTTTTGCTTGACTAACTACAACAAAGCCGTAGAAGTTACCTACAACAAAGGGCGTTGGTTTGTAAATATGCCTGTAGAGATGGACGTTCCAGAACCAAAGAATGGTGGTAAGACCATCGCACTTGACCCCGGACTGCGCTGTTTCTTGACCGGGTTTGATGGCAATTATTTCACTGAATTCGGTAAATACGACTTTGGGAGAATCGCTAGGATATGTCAACATTTAGACAAAATGCAGTCAAAGCTTAGCCAATTAAAAGGTGGTGAGTTTTCCCGATTGCGTTACCGACTAAGACAGGCGATGGAAAAAGTTAGGACTAAAATCAAGAACTTGCGTTCGGAAATTCACAAGCAAGTGGGAAGCTACTTGGCACGCAATTACGATGTCATTTACTTGCCAACTTTTGAAACTTCTCAGATGGTGGCAAAAGCTACTCGCCAGCTCAATTCTAAGTCAGCGAGAGCAATGATGACTTGGGCATTCTATCAATTCTCCCAAACCTTAGAACATCTCTGTAATCGTTACGGTTCGAGATTGGTTAGGGTAACTGAAGAATACACTTCTAAAACTTGTACAAAATGCGGTCATATTCATAAAAAATTGGGCGGTTCTAAAGTCTTTTGA
- a CDS encoding ATP-binding protein has product MSYPILTTEVRFEQDIVQVRQRARQIAAWLGFDSQVQTRIATAVSEIARNAFKYAGGGKVEFIVEGESPQIFRTRISDTGPGIADLATVLSPNFRSQTGAGLGLAAAKRLMDEVQIDSRPDRGTAVQLIKQFSKHMPALSAIELNQLVDKLARQIPEDPYAEIQQQNQELLRTLDELRQRQEELVQLNQQLEDTNRGVLALYAELNDKAESLRREGELKTSFLSNMSHEFRTPLTAIMSLSEILLNRLDGELSSEQEKQVNYIYKAAESLAELVNDSLDLAKVEAGKLTVRLADFEVEDLFSALRGMMRPLLPPNSAVSLIFEDPLELPILTTDEGKVSQILRNLVSNALKFTEAGEVRVAAEIGDEGTVTFSVADTGIGIPPADQRRIFEEFVQIENPLQKGVKGTGLGLSLCKKLAEFLGGSIEITSSPGVGSTFFVTLPILYPGEEENPLDMSAAKGDEIPLASANSRSLRGSGRSPAADSAAKVLIGEDEDSFSVFAEKLAGRKSLYCDINPHRAANLRSAAL; this is encoded by the coding sequence GTGAGTTACCCAATCCTGACGACGGAAGTCCGTTTTGAACAAGACATCGTACAAGTACGCCAAAGAGCTCGCCAAATTGCCGCATGGCTGGGATTCGATTCCCAAGTACAAACCCGCATCGCCACAGCAGTTTCCGAAATTGCCCGCAATGCTTTCAAATATGCAGGCGGCGGCAAAGTAGAATTCATTGTGGAAGGGGAATCGCCCCAAATTTTTCGGACTCGGATTTCCGACACGGGGCCGGGAATTGCTGATTTAGCGACTGTGTTAAGCCCCAATTTTCGATCGCAAACAGGCGCGGGACTCGGTTTAGCAGCAGCTAAACGGTTGATGGACGAAGTGCAAATCGACTCTCGGCCCGATCGCGGAACGGCTGTACAATTAATTAAACAGTTTTCCAAACATATGCCGGCGCTGAGTGCGATCGAACTAAATCAATTAGTTGACAAACTAGCGCGCCAAATTCCCGAAGATCCCTATGCTGAAATTCAGCAGCAAAATCAAGAATTACTGCGTACTTTAGACGAACTCCGCCAGCGTCAAGAAGAACTCGTACAATTAAATCAACAACTAGAAGATACCAATCGCGGAGTCCTGGCACTTTACGCTGAATTGAACGATAAGGCCGAATCTCTCCGGCGAGAGGGCGAACTCAAAACCAGCTTTCTCTCCAATATGAGCCACGAGTTTCGCACTCCGCTAACGGCAATTATGAGCCTTTCGGAAATATTGTTAAATCGCCTCGACGGAGAACTTTCATCCGAACAGGAAAAGCAAGTAAATTACATTTACAAAGCCGCCGAGTCTCTCGCAGAACTTGTCAACGACTCATTAGATTTAGCAAAAGTGGAAGCCGGAAAACTAACTGTTCGTTTGGCTGATTTTGAAGTCGAAGATTTGTTCAGCGCCCTGCGAGGAATGATGCGCCCCCTGCTTCCACCAAACTCTGCCGTTTCTCTAATTTTTGAAGATCCTCTCGAACTTCCAATCCTCACAACCGACGAGGGAAAAGTTTCTCAGATTTTGCGAAATCTGGTTTCTAATGCCCTCAAATTTACCGAAGCAGGTGAAGTTAGAGTTGCTGCGGAAATAGGAGATGAGGGAACAGTTACTTTTTCAGTAGCAGATACGGGCATCGGCATTCCCCCAGCCGACCAAAGGCGGATTTTTGAAGAATTTGTCCAAATAGAAAATCCCTTGCAGAAGGGCGTCAAAGGCACGGGATTGGGATTGTCTCTGTGCAAAAAACTGGCGGAATTTCTAGGGGGAAGCATTGAAATCACAAGTTCGCCCGGAGTGGGTTCGACTTTTTTTGTCACGCTGCCGATTCTGTATCCTGGAGAGGAAGAAAACCCTTTGGATATGTCCGCTGCTAAGGGAGATGAAATACCGCTGGCAAGCGCAAATTCTCGTAGCTTGCGGGGTTCCGGGCGATCGCCAGCGGCGGATTCAGCAGCAAAAGTTTTGATTGGGGAGGATGAAGATAGTTTTTCGGTATTTGCTGAAAAACTTGCTGGCAGAAAGTCATTGTACTGCGATATAAACCCCCACCGTGCTGCAAATTTGCGATCGGCGGCTCTTTGA
- a CDS encoding glycosyltransferase family 2 protein, translated as MFSIYILTYNEEIDIAACIESALLCDDIIVVDSFSTDRTLEIVQNYAVQTVQHRFETHGRQRTWMLQEVPCKYEWVYILEADERMTPALFAECLKAIESQEYIGYYVAEKVIFMERWIRRSTQYPRYQMRLFRKDRVWFTDYGHTEREVCNGPTHFLKETYPHYTCSKGLSRWIEKHNRYSTDEAAETLRQLEAGQVNWWDLLFGASEVERRRALKDFSLRLPLRPVVRFFYMYILLGGFLDGQAGLAWCTLQAFYEYLILLKVWEMKHLPLPTLEAVAEQSISEVVTVEPSKVSYNLGASDTRN; from the coding sequence ATGTTCTCAATTTATATTCTGACTTACAACGAAGAGATTGATATCGCCGCTTGCATTGAATCGGCACTGCTTTGTGACGATATCATTGTAGTTGATTCTTTCAGCACCGATCGCACCCTTGAGATTGTTCAGAACTATGCCGTGCAAACAGTGCAGCACCGCTTTGAAACTCACGGACGCCAGCGGACTTGGATGCTCCAAGAAGTCCCGTGCAAGTACGAATGGGTTTACATCCTCGAAGCTGACGAGCGGATGACGCCTGCACTGTTTGCTGAATGCTTAAAGGCGATCGAAAGTCAAGAATATATCGGCTATTACGTAGCTGAAAAAGTAATATTTATGGAGCGCTGGATTCGCCGCAGCACTCAATATCCCCGCTATCAAATGCGTCTCTTTCGCAAAGACCGAGTGTGGTTTACTGACTACGGTCACACTGAACGGGAAGTCTGCAACGGGCCTACTCACTTTTTGAAGGAAACTTACCCTCACTATACTTGCAGCAAAGGTCTTTCGCGCTGGATTGAAAAGCACAACCGCTACTCGACTGACGAGGCGGCTGAAACTCTCCGTCAATTAGAAGCGGGTCAAGTAAATTGGTGGGATTTATTGTTTGGCGCGTCGGAGGTGGAAAGGCGCCGCGCTTTGAAAGATTTTTCTTTGCGCTTGCCTTTGCGGCCTGTGGTGCGCTTTTTCTATATGTATATTTTACTCGGCGGATTTCTTGACGGTCAAGCGGGATTGGCTTGGTGCACGCTGCAAGCTTTTTATGAATATCTAATTTTGCTGAAAGTTTGGGAAATGAAGCATCTACCACTGCCAACTTTAGAGGCAGTGGCAGAACAATCTATTTCGGAAGTAGTAACAGTTGAGCCGTCAAAAGTTTCTTATAATCTTGGCGCTTCCGATACTCGAAATTAA
- a CDS encoding anti-sigma regulatory factor has protein sequence MSKRETLEIRSSSDIVHVRQQVRTWAVAMGFGLVDQTKIVTAASELARNTVEYGKGGTVTLETLQLGTRKGLRLIFEDKGPGIPDIELAMTDGYTSNHGLGLGLSGSKRLMHEFEIVSKVGKGTKIAIVRWR, from the coding sequence ATGTCAAAACGTGAGACACTAGAAATCCGATCGTCATCCGATATAGTCCACGTCCGACAGCAAGTGCGAACTTGGGCTGTAGCAATGGGATTCGGTTTAGTAGACCAAACGAAAATCGTTACCGCAGCCAGCGAACTCGCCCGCAATACTGTAGAGTACGGCAAAGGGGGAACTGTAACTCTCGAAACGCTGCAATTAGGCACCCGCAAAGGGCTGAGGCTGATATTTGAAGACAAGGGCCCGGGAATTCCAGACATCGAATTGGCAATGACTGACGGTTATACTTCTAATCACGGTTTGGGTTTGGGGCTCAGTGGTTCCAAGCGGTTGATGCACGAATTTGAGATTGTTTCCAAAGTGGGTAAGGGGACTAAAATTGCGATCGTCCGCTGGCGGTGA
- a CDS encoding ATP-binding SpoIIE family protein phosphatase: protein MIDAVALPVTEESQVGEARRIAVALATAVGFNETDRGKVAIVTTEAAKNLVKHAREGELLLRTFKTAAGYSIEIVALDRGQGMANVALCMRDGFSTAGSPGTGLGAIKRLSTFFDIHSVPKLGTALLARLEPTQNSREASQNSNYLELGVIHLPKAGEQICGDSWAAENHLDKNLILVADGLGYGDLAEEASGEAVRVFEENAKLGPKAILEKAHAALKNTRGAAAAIAQIDRTQQTVCFAGIGNISGVVVTDNQSRSMVSYNGTVGHMMRKVAEFVYPWSQQSLLIMHSDGLAAQWNLNRYPGLASRHPALIAAVLYRDFKRTRDDMTVIVAKVREAA from the coding sequence ATGATAGATGCCGTAGCCCTGCCCGTAACAGAAGAAAGTCAAGTGGGAGAAGCGCGCCGAATCGCAGTCGCCCTCGCGACCGCAGTTGGATTTAACGAGACCGATCGCGGTAAAGTGGCAATTGTTACCACCGAAGCAGCAAAAAACCTGGTCAAGCACGCCCGCGAAGGAGAACTTTTGCTGCGAACATTCAAAACAGCGGCAGGATATAGCATTGAAATAGTAGCGCTCGATAGGGGGCAGGGAATGGCAAATGTCGCGCTGTGTATGCGGGACGGTTTTTCTACAGCGGGAAGCCCTGGAACTGGACTGGGGGCAATTAAACGCCTCTCTACTTTTTTTGATATTCATTCTGTACCGAAACTGGGGACAGCCTTATTAGCGCGGCTGGAACCGACCCAAAATAGCCGGGAAGCATCCCAAAACAGCAATTACTTAGAATTAGGGGTTATCCACTTACCGAAAGCAGGAGAGCAAATTTGCGGGGATTCCTGGGCTGCGGAAAATCACCTTGACAAAAACCTGATTTTAGTTGCAGACGGGCTCGGCTACGGGGATTTGGCGGAGGAAGCGTCTGGCGAAGCAGTGCGGGTATTTGAGGAAAACGCCAAACTCGGGCCGAAAGCAATTTTAGAGAAGGCGCACGCTGCTTTAAAAAATACCAGAGGAGCGGCTGCGGCGATCGCCCAAATCGATCGTACCCAACAAACAGTTTGTTTTGCCGGAATTGGCAACATCAGCGGTGTAGTTGTCACAGATAACCAAAGCCGCAGCATGGTTTCCTACAACGGCACAGTTGGACATATGATGCGAAAAGTAGCAGAATTTGTCTATCCTTGGTCGCAGCAGTCCCTACTCATCATGCACTCCGACGGTTTGGCGGCGCAGTGGAATTTAAACCGCTATCCGGGTTTAGCCTCCAGACATCCTGCTTTAATCGCAGCCGTGCTCTACCGGGACTTCAAACGCACTCGCGATGACATGACAGTTATAGTAGCCAAGGTAAGAGAAGCAGCGTGA
- a CDS encoding STAS domain-containing protein, producing MELTSNNTIAEIIQRHKAELLADWLKELQNTGLRRDDLMRAKELRSECQEFLQLLHIAVGHGNFSDIQTPEWENMRVLLAEVSRSRVQRGFTPSEIASFILCFKKPLFDRLCHELTQNRDALVEQLWLSTSLLDQLGLWVTEIFLKAREEVIERQQQEMLELSTPVVKLWQGILALPMIGTLDSARTQIVMETLLQEIMETGSEFAILDITGVPTVDTLVAQHLLKTVAAARLMGTECIISGIRPQIAQTIVHLGVDLQDILTKATLADAFKVALQRQGLTIKNLKEER from the coding sequence ATGGAACTCACAAGCAATAACACGATCGCGGAAATCATACAAAGACACAAAGCAGAGTTACTAGCAGACTGGCTCAAAGAACTGCAAAATACCGGGCTGCGGCGGGACGACTTGATGAGAGCCAAAGAATTGCGCTCCGAGTGTCAAGAGTTCCTGCAATTGCTCCACATTGCAGTGGGGCACGGTAACTTTAGCGACATCCAGACACCCGAATGGGAAAATATGCGGGTGCTGCTAGCAGAAGTTTCGCGATCGCGCGTTCAGAGAGGCTTTACTCCCTCAGAGATAGCGAGTTTCATTTTATGCTTCAAAAAGCCATTGTTCGATCGGCTTTGTCACGAACTCACACAAAACCGCGACGCACTTGTCGAACAACTTTGGCTTTCCACCAGTTTATTAGACCAGCTTGGCCTTTGGGTGACAGAAATTTTTCTCAAAGCTCGCGAAGAAGTCATCGAACGCCAGCAGCAAGAAATGCTCGAATTGTCAACACCCGTCGTCAAACTTTGGCAAGGCATTCTCGCTTTACCCATGATCGGGACTCTCGACAGTGCCCGCACTCAAATAGTCATGGAAACTCTGTTGCAGGAAATCATGGAAACCGGCTCAGAATTTGCGATTTTAGACATTACAGGCGTGCCGACTGTTGACACTTTAGTTGCTCAACATTTATTAAAAACTGTAGCCGCCGCCCGTTTAATGGGTACTGAGTGCATCATCAGCGGCATTCGCCCGCAAATAGCTCAAACCATAGTTCACTTGGGAGTGGACTTGCAGGATATTCTCACCAAAGCTACTTTAGCAGATGCTTTTAAAGTTGCGTTGCAGCGCCAAGGTTTAACTATAAAAAATCTTAAAGAGGAAAGATAA
- a CDS encoding STAS domain-containing protein, with translation MERIPILQMGEFLLVTIQVDMHDRLAMTLQDDLTSRIVKTGVKGVLIEISSLEIVDSFIGRIINNIASMSRILDAETVVVGMQPAVAITLVELGLSLTGVRTALSVEKGMILLRKSLGLSPDEQAEAVDKLSHD, from the coding sequence GTGGAACGAATACCGATTCTTCAAATGGGAGAATTTTTGCTAGTAACGATTCAAGTAGATATGCACGATCGCTTAGCAATGACGCTGCAAGATGACCTGACGAGCCGCATAGTCAAAACAGGCGTCAAAGGTGTTTTAATAGAAATTTCTTCCCTCGAAATTGTGGATTCTTTTATCGGTCGCATTATCAACAATATCGCTAGTATGTCGCGAATTTTAGATGCGGAGACAGTTGTGGTCGGGATGCAGCCAGCGGTTGCTATTACGCTCGTTGAGTTGGGGCTTTCCCTGACAGGAGTTCGCACAGCTTTAAGCGTTGAAAAGGGCATGATTTTGCTGCGAAAATCCTTGGGTTTGTCTCCTGACGAGCAAGCGGAAGCAGTCGATAAATTGTCCCATGACTGA
- a CDS encoding IS607 family transposase, producing the protein MSKYVPPRIAVQRLGVCSKTLERWEKEGKIKAYRTPSGQRRYDCDSIVDIPSTKSTILYARVSSRSQKADLPRQTDFLLSRYPGCEIIQDIGSGLNFKRKGLIALLEHIYTGDIGMVVIASKDRLCRFGFDLISWFAERGGCKILVLNNNSLSPERKRVQDILAIIHVFSCRLYGLKKYKKQIIEDSDLPSVPKGGDQENLATEDSRQSKSLQ; encoded by the coding sequence ATGTCCAAATATGTACCACCAAGAATCGCTGTTCAACGACTTGGAGTATGTTCAAAAACCCTTGAGCGGTGGGAAAAAGAAGGGAAAATCAAAGCCTACAGAACACCGTCAGGACAGCGACGGTACGACTGCGACTCAATTGTCGATATTCCATCTACTAAATCAACCATCCTCTACGCCAGAGTTAGCAGTCGAAGTCAAAAAGCCGACCTTCCACGACAGACTGACTTTCTTCTGTCTCGCTACCCCGGATGTGAAATCATCCAAGACATCGGGAGCGGCCTCAATTTCAAAAGGAAAGGTCTTATCGCCCTACTGGAACACATTTACACAGGCGACATCGGAATGGTTGTCATTGCCTCAAAAGATAGGCTGTGCCGATTCGGGTTCGATCTTATCTCATGGTTTGCGGAGCGGGGCGGGTGTAAAATTCTGGTTCTCAACAATAACTCACTTAGTCCAGAAAGAAAAAGGGTTCAAGACATACTCGCCATCATCCACGTCTTCAGTTGCCGACTCTACGGACTCAAAAAGTACAAAAAGCAAATCATTGAAGACTCTGACCTACCGAGTGTACCCAAAGGGGGAGACCAAGAAAATCTGGCTACTGAGGATTCACGCCAATCGAAAAGTCTACAATAA
- the hpsJ-B gene encoding hormogonium polysaccharide biosynthesis protein HpsJ, whose translation MKASNSRQFSSVAARTLKVVGIILILSALLDCIVLSLPGETSDLLNRGWQLTAATQIVDKGIIPLIGIALLMTGFWVDSSSGVSIERRKVWLDLRFWALLISSLLGLVYLSLVPVHLNNTRLELKDALAQVETEAGQAEGQLEAQLKSPQFKAQVEQLKSQRRTQIGALLEDNGKLQQALKSPEVPKELKAVLQESKNDPKALDKFLEQQAQALPTQARNEIRTRKQQKEKELRTRSRNSSLQTGITSLLLAIGYITVGWTGLRSMGILRFGRRKN comes from the coding sequence ATGAAAGCAAGTAATAGCCGTCAATTTTCTTCAGTAGCTGCTCGAACTCTCAAAGTAGTCGGGATTATCTTGATTCTCTCTGCTTTGCTTGACTGCATTGTTCTGTCGCTGCCGGGAGAAACTTCAGACCTTCTGAATCGAGGCTGGCAGTTGACTGCTGCAACTCAGATAGTTGACAAGGGCATTATTCCTTTGATCGGTATCGCCCTCCTGATGACTGGCTTTTGGGTGGACAGCAGCAGTGGAGTCTCTATTGAGCGACGCAAGGTTTGGCTGGACTTGCGCTTCTGGGCGCTGTTGATTTCCAGCTTGTTAGGTCTAGTTTACCTATCTCTGGTTCCCGTTCACCTCAACAATACTCGTTTGGAACTCAAGGATGCTCTGGCTCAAGTCGAGACAGAAGCGGGACAAGCGGAAGGTCAACTTGAGGCACAACTTAAAAGCCCTCAATTTAAAGCTCAGGTAGAACAGCTCAAAAGCCAGCGCCGCACCCAGATAGGGGCGCTGCTGGAAGACAACGGGAAGCTGCAACAAGCACTCAAGAGTCCAGAGGTTCCCAAGGAATTGAAAGCTGTGCTTCAGGAGTCGAAAAATGACCCGAAAGCCCTCGACAAATTCCTGGAACAGCAAGCTCAAGCACTTCCCACTCAAGCTCGCAACGAGATTCGCACCCGCAAGCAACAAAAAGAGAAAGAGTTAAGAACTCGATCGAGAAATTCGAGTTTGCAGACGGGAATCACCAGTTTGCTGTTAGCGATCGGCTACATTACTGTTGGTTGGACGGGATTGAGAAGTATGGGAATTCTGCGGTTCGGCCGCCGCAAAAATTGA